A region from the Oceanidesulfovibrio marinus genome encodes:
- a CDS encoding dienelactone hydrolase family protein encodes MAYSAKAMVVTALALGVVLSQSVPPARAEVVMETVDYEQGGQTLEGVLAYDDAISGPRPGVVIFHAWYGPREHEMNTARRLAELGYTALVADVYGKGVRAANSEEAAKLAKSFYADRELMQARALAAVETLRESSLTDPGRLFAIGYCFGGAVVLEGARAGANLLGVVSIHGSLSTPHPAMMSNFHGSVLALHGADDPVVPPEDVRAFQKELTDAGVDWVFTTYGNAVHAFTDETADTEGARYNPIAAKRAWRDMLAFFQELLERSGGTD; translated from the coding sequence ATGGCATATTCCGCAAAAGCGATGGTTGTTACGGCGTTGGCTTTGGGCGTGGTCCTCTCTCAAAGCGTGCCCCCGGCGCGCGCCGAGGTGGTCATGGAAACAGTGGACTACGAGCAGGGCGGCCAGACGCTCGAAGGGGTGCTGGCCTACGACGACGCCATTTCCGGGCCGCGGCCCGGCGTGGTCATTTTCCACGCCTGGTACGGTCCGCGGGAGCACGAGATGAACACGGCCCGGCGTCTGGCGGAGCTGGGCTACACCGCGCTGGTGGCCGACGTGTACGGCAAGGGCGTGCGCGCCGCGAACAGTGAGGAGGCCGCCAAGCTGGCCAAATCCTTTTATGCGGACCGCGAGCTGATGCAGGCCCGGGCCCTGGCCGCGGTGGAGACCTTGCGGGAGAGCAGCCTGACCGACCCGGGGCGGCTCTTCGCCATCGGCTACTGCTTCGGCGGAGCCGTGGTCCTGGAAGGCGCACGCGCCGGCGCAAACCTCCTCGGCGTGGTCAGCATCCACGGCAGCCTGAGCACGCCGCATCCCGCCATGATGAGCAACTTCCACGGCTCCGTGCTCGCATTGCATGGCGCGGACGATCCCGTGGTCCCGCCCGAGGATGTGCGCGCATTCCAGAAAGAGCTCACGGACGCCGGCGTGGATTGGGTGTTCACGACCTACGGCAACGCCGTGCACGCCTTTACCGACGAGACCGCGGATACGGAAGGGGCGCGCTACAATCCCATTGCAGCCAAACGCGCCTGGCGCGACATGCTGGCCTTTTTTCAGGAGTTGCTGGAGCGCAGCGGCGGCACGGATTAG
- a CDS encoding sensor domain-containing diguanylate cyclase, with amino-acid sequence MEARKAAYDILDEKITPLVWRRFLAYFIPTAAVLVLLAHWFLTSQFDEAERLTAANERTTVLLERQFFEDEIAALAADVRFLSDYATGCLEMKELAVCPRELRKAFMLFAKEHPTYFQMILLDVSGQELLHVENVNGRNVGMSASGLRSQAASPWYVSALEYSPRVWISSIKFSDGANGLSPGTPMLHASRAILDEDGRTLGVVVIGYDGSMILQMIAQHELASTGWHYLFRSKGPKLRGPTLGKESSGDLSETFPELWSDISRSKSGTRVTKNGLFAYETVCSTADKNVVSRVLPVLDECWVIVNHVPWAAIVPAWLDYAPWVGGAALLLVAAGMWTWARTMVRRHQAEKALRMSEERMRTIVEAAGVFIWETDDKGVITYISDMVREVLGYAPEELIGQTLTMLMPADKVSEYSEFFLHAVARKLSFRHREVDGLTKDGRRIHQALSAVPVEDESGRLIGYRGSTVDVTRRKKAQEELRESERKARAMLEASHDAMIVIDGNGSVQFWNHAAENMFGYLEAEALGMDVHVLVVEEEDRKRADAGTAHFAKTGEGPIVGSIGEFQARRKDGTVFPVEHAVAAFRMHGAWYAVGSVRDKTEQKEAEKELQRLATTDSLTGLANRRHFFDGCRKEIERHKRYGVAVSLLMLDVDLFKKINDTWGHDTGDRVLKEVAAHMLLTLRDVDLCGRIGGEEFAVLLPETDLQGAAEAAERVRASLENICFILEEGARVCVTASLGVAEMGGSEDTLQELIKRADDALYEAKETGRNKVVVKA; translated from the coding sequence ATGGAAGCGCGCAAAGCCGCTTACGACATCCTGGACGAGAAGATTACGCCCTTGGTCTGGCGGCGGTTTCTTGCGTACTTCATCCCCACAGCCGCCGTGCTCGTTCTCCTGGCTCACTGGTTTCTCACATCGCAGTTCGACGAGGCGGAGCGGCTGACTGCAGCCAACGAGCGCACCACTGTTCTGTTGGAGCGCCAGTTCTTCGAGGACGAGATCGCCGCCTTGGCGGCGGATGTCCGCTTTCTTTCTGACTACGCCACCGGATGCCTTGAGATGAAGGAGCTGGCGGTCTGTCCGCGCGAGCTCCGCAAGGCCTTCATGCTCTTTGCCAAAGAGCATCCCACTTATTTTCAGATGATCCTGCTGGACGTCTCGGGCCAGGAGCTCCTGCACGTCGAAAACGTCAACGGCAGAAACGTGGGCATGTCGGCGAGCGGCTTGCGTTCGCAGGCTGCCAGCCCGTGGTATGTAAGCGCCTTGGAGTACAGCCCGCGCGTCTGGATATCATCCATCAAGTTCAGTGACGGCGCCAATGGCCTCAGCCCCGGAACGCCGATGCTGCACGCTTCCCGGGCGATTCTCGATGAGGATGGGCGCACGCTCGGCGTTGTGGTGATCGGCTACGACGGCTCCATGATCCTGCAGATGATCGCGCAGCACGAGCTCGCCTCGACCGGCTGGCATTACCTGTTCCGGAGTAAAGGGCCCAAGCTGCGCGGTCCGACGCTTGGCAAGGAGTCTTCCGGCGATCTGTCGGAAACGTTCCCCGAGCTCTGGAGTGACATCTCCCGCAGCAAATCCGGCACGCGCGTCACCAAAAACGGGCTGTTCGCCTATGAAACGGTGTGCTCCACGGCGGATAAGAACGTTGTGTCCAGGGTGCTGCCCGTGCTGGATGAATGCTGGGTCATCGTGAACCACGTTCCGTGGGCTGCCATCGTTCCGGCATGGCTCGACTACGCGCCGTGGGTAGGTGGTGCGGCGCTGTTGCTTGTCGCCGCCGGCATGTGGACGTGGGCGCGCACCATGGTGCGTCGTCATCAGGCCGAAAAGGCGCTGCGCATGAGCGAAGAGCGGATGCGCACCATTGTTGAAGCGGCCGGCGTGTTCATCTGGGAAACGGACGACAAGGGCGTTATTACGTATATCTCGGATATGGTGCGCGAGGTGCTGGGCTATGCGCCGGAGGAGCTGATTGGCCAGACGCTCACGATGCTCATGCCTGCGGACAAGGTGTCGGAGTACTCGGAGTTCTTCCTCCACGCCGTTGCGCGCAAGCTGTCGTTCCGCCACCGGGAGGTGGACGGCCTGACAAAGGACGGCCGCCGTATCCATCAGGCGTTGAGCGCCGTGCCGGTCGAGGATGAATCCGGCCGGCTAATCGGGTATCGCGGATCCACCGTGGACGTCACCCGGCGCAAGAAGGCCCAGGAGGAGCTGCGCGAGAGCGAGCGCAAGGCCCGGGCCATGCTCGAAGCCTCGCACGACGCCATGATCGTCATCGACGGCAACGGCTCGGTTCAGTTCTGGAACCACGCGGCCGAGAATATGTTTGGCTACTTGGAGGCCGAGGCGCTGGGCATGGACGTGCATGTGCTGGTGGTCGAAGAGGAGGACCGCAAAAGGGCCGATGCGGGGACGGCGCATTTCGCCAAAACCGGGGAAGGCCCCATCGTGGGCAGCATCGGCGAGTTCCAGGCGCGGCGCAAGGACGGCACGGTGTTCCCTGTGGAGCACGCCGTGGCCGCGTTCCGGATGCACGGCGCCTGGTACGCCGTGGGCAGCGTGCGCGACAAGACCGAGCAGAAAGAGGCGGAGAAGGAGCTGCAACGGCTGGCGACCACGGACAGCCTCACCGGCCTGGCCAACCGCAGGCACTTCTTTGATGGCTGCCGCAAGGAGATCGAGCGCCACAAGCGCTATGGCGTCGCCGTGTCCCTGCTGATGCTCGACGTGGATTTATTCAAGAAAATCAATGACACCTGGGGACACGACACCGGCGACCGCGTGTTGAAGGAGGTCGCCGCCCATATGCTCCTGACCCTGCGCGACGTGGATCTGTGCGGCCGCATCGGCGGCGAGGAGTTCGCCGTGCTGCTGCCGGAGACGGATCTGCAGGGGGCGGCGGAAGCGGCGGAGCGGGTGCGCGCTTCCCTGGAGAACATCTGCTTTATCCTGGAGGAGGGCGCGCGTGTGTGCGTCACGGCCAGCCTGGGCGTTGCAGAGATGGGCGGCAGCGAGGATACGCTCCAGGAGCTGATCAAACGCGCGGACGACGCCCTCTACGAGGCCAAGGAAACCGGCCGCAACAAGGTCGTGGTCAAGGCGTAG
- a CDS encoding aminotransferase class V-fold PLP-dependent enzyme codes for MSEYLISEELPRRFRSEFPALEEYAYLNHASVSPLPMRSAEATKRYLDDRMRYGSLHFEDWLAARNDARTRAAQLINADPEEIAFTGNTSHGLSIVAQALEWKPGDTVAVSYPDFPTVVFPWQNLARRGVKVAKIMRHGGSLRTEDVERVLDQTEARLLMVASVDFATGAACDLDALGALCRERGTLFCVDAIQSLGAAPMDVHRSSIDFLAAGGHKWLLGPIGFGILYVRQSREELLHPSTVGWCSVEDGETITLDFKLRKDAGRFEPGTQDIASLYGFAASLSLLQEAGVENIHAHTLGLGQYIRDCCAERGLALASPDGPGERSAIVSIEHPDADRAVKALSAEKVVVTLRDGRIRVAPHLASTTGDIDRLFQVLDAV; via the coding sequence ATGAGCGAGTACTTGATCAGCGAGGAGCTGCCCCGGCGGTTCCGTAGCGAGTTCCCGGCCCTGGAGGAGTACGCCTACCTGAACCACGCGTCCGTTTCCCCCCTGCCGATGCGTAGCGCCGAGGCCACCAAGCGCTACCTGGACGACCGCATGCGATACGGCAGCCTGCACTTCGAAGACTGGCTGGCCGCACGCAACGACGCCCGCACCCGCGCCGCGCAGCTCATCAATGCGGACCCCGAAGAAATCGCCTTTACCGGCAACACCTCCCACGGCCTGTCCATCGTGGCCCAGGCGTTGGAGTGGAAACCCGGCGACACGGTGGCGGTCTCGTACCCGGACTTTCCCACGGTGGTATTTCCCTGGCAGAACCTCGCCCGCCGCGGCGTGAAGGTGGCCAAGATCATGCGCCATGGCGGCAGCCTGCGCACCGAGGATGTGGAGCGGGTGCTGGACCAGACCGAGGCCCGGCTGCTGATGGTCGCCTCGGTGGACTTCGCCACCGGCGCGGCGTGCGACCTGGATGCCCTGGGCGCACTCTGTCGCGAACGGGGCACGCTCTTCTGCGTGGACGCCATCCAGAGCCTGGGCGCGGCGCCCATGGACGTACACCGATCCTCCATAGACTTCCTGGCCGCCGGCGGCCACAAGTGGCTCCTCGGCCCCATCGGCTTCGGCATCCTTTACGTGCGCCAATCGCGCGAGGAGCTTCTGCACCCATCCACGGTCGGCTGGTGCAGTGTGGAAGACGGCGAAACCATCACCCTGGACTTCAAGCTGCGGAAGGACGCCGGCCGGTTCGAGCCCGGTACGCAGGACATCGCCTCGCTCTACGGCTTTGCCGCGTCGTTGTCTCTGCTGCAGGAGGCCGGCGTGGAGAACATCCACGCGCACACGCTGGGCCTGGGGCAGTACATCCGGGATTGCTGCGCAGAGCGCGGCCTCGCCCTGGCCTCGCCAGACGGACCGGGGGAACGCTCGGCCATCGTCTCCATCGAGCATCCGGACGCCGATCGCGCCGTGAAGGCGCTTTCTGCGGAAAAGGTGGTGGTGACCCTGCGCGACGGCCGCATCCGCGTAGCGCCGCACCTGGCCAGCACCACCGGGGACATCGACCGCCTCTTCCAGGTGCTGGACGCCGTGTAG
- a CDS encoding formyltransferase family protein, protein MDILFLGKRGDSQCEAAAEFLATTCENTAIVYAALGEPLPEELGSWQGDYILSYLCPWVLPANILERASRASLNFHPGPPEYPGAGCTNMALYHEVAEYGVTCHHMIPRVDAGPVVQVRRFPVFPADTVLTLTRRCHAHIAAMFYDIVSIILLGEALPASEESWTRAAYTRKDLDALKVVTPEMDEAEVARRIRATTYPGWDGARVELHGRRFYLEGSAPKTKDNKS, encoded by the coding sequence ATGGACATCCTCTTTCTCGGCAAACGCGGCGACAGCCAGTGCGAGGCAGCCGCGGAGTTCCTGGCCACGACCTGCGAGAACACCGCCATCGTATACGCCGCCCTGGGCGAGCCCCTGCCCGAGGAGCTTGGCTCCTGGCAGGGCGACTATATCCTCTCCTACCTCTGCCCGTGGGTGCTGCCCGCGAACATCCTGGAGCGCGCCAGCCGCGCCAGCCTGAACTTCCACCCCGGACCGCCCGAGTATCCCGGCGCCGGCTGCACCAACATGGCGCTCTACCACGAGGTGGCCGAGTACGGCGTGACCTGCCACCACATGATCCCCCGCGTGGACGCCGGCCCCGTCGTGCAGGTGCGGCGCTTCCCCGTCTTTCCGGCCGACACGGTGCTGACCCTCACCCGGCGCTGCCACGCGCACATCGCGGCCATGTTCTACGACATCGTCTCGATAATCCTGCTGGGCGAGGCCCTGCCCGCCAGCGAGGAGAGCTGGACCCGCGCCGCATACACACGCAAGGACCTGGACGCGCTGAAGGTGGTGACGCCGGAGATGGACGAGGCCGAGGTGGCCCGGCGCATCCGCGCCACCACGTATCCCGGCTGGGACGGCGCGCGCGTGGAGCTGCACGGACGCCGTTTCTATCTGGAGGGGTCCGCCCCGAAAACCAAGGACAACAAGTCATGA
- a CDS encoding pyridoxal phosphate-dependent aminotransferase has product MRPSPFALERFFAEHEFTAPHLLCCSDCESVRVEDLTSASPDGLQGLLDLSLRYGDSHGEPGLREAIARLYTTIEARNVLVFTGAEEAIYAFVHGVLNPGDHVIATTPCYQSFTELPTAAGCRLTPWPMLPENCFAPDPDLPAREFTDATRAVLVNFPHNPTGYLPPVEFFTDLAASCADRGAILFSDEVYRFLEYNTANRLPAACDISKSAVSLGVLSKSFGLPGLRVGWVATHNEKVLKQMAAMKDYLSICGSRPSEYLAQLALASQERLIARNRRIIVENLALLTSLFKRRDDLFAWTLPAAGPLVFPSIISSRFGGGTPPDSEVFADRLLKEAGVLVAPGSLFGMPGPHFRVGVGRLDMRPALARMEAWVDTAVPPE; this is encoded by the coding sequence ATGCGCCCTTCTCCCTTTGCCCTGGAACGATTTTTCGCCGAGCACGAGTTCACCGCGCCCCATCTCCTGTGCTGCTCGGACTGCGAGTCGGTGCGTGTGGAGGACCTGACCAGCGCCAGCCCTGACGGTCTGCAGGGGCTGCTGGACCTCTCGCTGCGATATGGCGACTCCCATGGCGAGCCTGGCCTGCGCGAGGCCATAGCCAGGCTGTATACGACCATCGAAGCGCGGAACGTGCTCGTCTTCACCGGCGCGGAGGAGGCCATCTACGCCTTTGTCCACGGCGTGCTCAATCCCGGCGACCACGTCATCGCCACCACGCCGTGCTATCAGTCCTTTACGGAGCTGCCCACCGCGGCCGGTTGCCGGCTCACGCCCTGGCCCATGCTGCCGGAAAACTGCTTCGCTCCGGACCCGGATCTGCCGGCCCGGGAGTTCACGGACGCCACCCGCGCCGTTCTTGTGAACTTCCCGCACAACCCCACGGGCTACCTGCCGCCGGTTGAGTTTTTCACGGACCTCGCGGCGTCCTGCGCCGATCGCGGGGCCATCCTTTTCTCGGACGAGGTCTACCGCTTCCTGGAGTACAACACAGCCAACAGGCTTCCGGCAGCGTGCGACATCTCGAAATCGGCCGTGTCCCTGGGCGTGCTCTCCAAGTCCTTCGGTCTGCCCGGCCTGCGTGTAGGCTGGGTGGCCACGCACAACGAGAAGGTTCTGAAGCAGATGGCCGCAATGAAGGACTACCTCTCCATTTGCGGCAGCCGCCCTTCCGAGTATCTGGCTCAGCTCGCCCTGGCCAGCCAGGAGCGCCTCATCGCGCGCAACAGGCGAATCATCGTGGAGAACCTCGCGTTGCTCACCAGCCTCTTCAAACGCCGCGATGATCTCTTCGCCTGGACCCTGCCGGCGGCCGGACCACTGGTGTTCCCGTCCATAATCTCCTCCCGCTTCGGCGGCGGCACTCCGCCCGACTCCGAGGTTTTCGCCGACCGCCTGCTCAAGGAAGCCGGCGTGCTGGTGGCTCCGGGCTCGCTGTTCGGCATGCCCGGTCCGCACTTCCGCGTAGGCGTCGGCCGGCTGGACATGCGGCCCGCCCTGGCCCGGATGGAAGCCTGGGTGGACACTGCGGTCCCGCCGGAATAG
- a CDS encoding TrkH family potassium uptake protein, with the protein MPPQKRLITPFSLPIYAFGLAIALGALALSHPACLNGESIRPIDALFTSTSAVCVTGLIVVDTGQFFSPLGQTVILLLIQLGGLGIMTYTSLALILLRRRISLTDRLAVGQSLLHDPAFDLGRFLFRVVTGALVLEALGCLALWLLEPEGFPLFSAAFHSISAFCNAGFSLYPDSLMGYDTNIGVNVVIMVLITIGGLGFTVVNELMHKGVHRARGHKVARLSFHTRTVLSTSAVLVVVGTGTIFLGELFGPAETHIPLWNRILHALFQSVTCRTAGFNTLDIGAMSNIALVFMMMLMYVGGSPGSTAGGIKTTTARAVVGFVVSQIKGRSQTVVGSRALDRETMNKAITLTIMASLTVAFATLVLSITEAHLGAEGLHRGSFLELLFEVVSAFGTVGLSTGITAKLSDTGRAIIIMLMFVGRLGPILFLTALQEWQTKPRYSWPEEGLMIG; encoded by the coding sequence ATGCCCCCTCAAAAAAGGCTCATTACGCCTTTCTCCCTGCCCATTTATGCCTTCGGGCTTGCCATCGCTCTGGGCGCATTGGCGTTGAGCCATCCGGCGTGCCTCAACGGCGAGTCCATCCGGCCCATCGACGCGCTGTTCACGTCCACATCGGCCGTGTGCGTCACAGGTCTGATCGTTGTGGATACGGGGCAGTTCTTCTCGCCCCTGGGCCAGACCGTCATTTTGCTGCTCATCCAGCTCGGCGGCCTGGGCATCATGACGTACACCAGCCTTGCGCTCATTCTGCTGCGCCGGCGCATCTCCCTGACGGACCGTCTGGCCGTGGGGCAGAGCCTGTTGCACGACCCGGCCTTTGACCTGGGCCGCTTCCTCTTCCGCGTGGTCACCGGCGCGCTGGTGCTGGAAGCGTTGGGCTGCCTTGCGTTGTGGCTGCTGGAGCCCGAGGGTTTTCCGCTTTTCTCCGCCGCGTTCCACTCCATCTCCGCCTTCTGCAACGCCGGCTTCTCGCTCTATCCGGACAGCCTGATGGGCTACGACACCAACATCGGCGTCAACGTGGTGATCATGGTGCTCATCACCATCGGCGGTCTCGGCTTCACCGTGGTCAACGAGCTCATGCACAAGGGCGTGCACAGGGCGCGCGGACACAAGGTGGCGCGCCTGTCGTTCCACACCCGCACCGTGCTCAGCACCAGCGCCGTCCTGGTGGTTGTCGGGACGGGCACCATCTTCCTGGGCGAGCTCTTCGGCCCGGCGGAAACACACATTCCACTATGGAACCGCATACTCCACGCCCTGTTCCAGTCCGTGACGTGCCGTACAGCCGGGTTCAACACCCTGGACATCGGCGCCATGAGCAACATCGCCCTGGTGTTCATGATGATGCTCATGTACGTGGGCGGCTCGCCAGGCTCCACCGCAGGCGGCATCAAGACCACCACGGCCCGCGCCGTGGTCGGCTTCGTGGTTTCGCAGATCAAGGGCCGGTCGCAGACCGTGGTTGGCTCGCGCGCTCTGGACCGCGAGACCATGAACAAGGCCATCACGCTGACCATCATGGCGAGCCTGACCGTGGCCTTCGCCACCCTGGTGCTCTCCATCACCGAGGCGCACCTGGGCGCGGAAGGGCTGCACCGCGGCTCGTTCCTGGAGCTGCTGTTCGAGGTGGTCTCGGCTTTCGGCACCGTGGGCCTGTCCACGGGAATCACCGCAAAGCTGTCGGACACGGGCCGTGCGATCATCATTATGCTCATGTTTGTGGGCCGGCTGGGCCCCATCCTTTTTCTGACCGCTCTGCAGGAGTGGCAGACCAAACCGCGCTACTCCTGGCCCGAGGAAGGGCTGATGATCGGCTAG
- a CDS encoding potassium channel family protein, with protein MASKLEVGIVGLGKFGMGIAEALVELGHSIIGIDKSETKVSAARGIVSQVYQADAMDRVALQQLGFDQLPYVVVSSGHSMEASILITLNLKELGVNHVWVKAISEDHEKILRKLGADFVVFPERFVARQLAHRIGVPGLVQYLPLGSGITLQELAVKNWSGQSLRDLDLTNKYGLQVVAVKRHDETDYSFVPNADKMLFEGDLLVTIGEENSLSKIEP; from the coding sequence ATGGCAAGCAAGTTGGAAGTCGGAATCGTCGGGCTGGGCAAGTTCGGCATGGGCATTGCCGAAGCGCTCGTGGAGCTTGGCCACAGCATCATCGGCATCGACAAATCAGAGACCAAGGTCAGCGCAGCGCGCGGCATCGTCTCCCAGGTGTACCAGGCCGACGCCATGGACCGCGTGGCGCTGCAGCAGCTCGGATTCGACCAGCTGCCCTACGTGGTGGTTTCCAGCGGCCACTCCATGGAGGCATCCATCCTCATCACCCTGAACCTCAAGGAGCTCGGGGTGAACCATGTCTGGGTCAAGGCCATAAGCGAGGACCACGAGAAGATTCTGCGCAAGCTGGGGGCGGACTTCGTGGTCTTTCCGGAGCGCTTCGTGGCGCGGCAGCTTGCCCACCGCATCGGCGTGCCAGGCCTTGTGCAGTACCTGCCCCTGGGCAGCGGCATCACCCTGCAGGAGCTCGCGGTCAAGAACTGGAGCGGCCAGTCCCTGCGGGACCTGGACCTGACCAACAAGTATGGGCTGCAGGTCGTGGCCGTGAAGCGCCACGACGAGACGGACTACAGCTTTGTTCCCAACGCGGACAAGATGCTCTTTGAGGGTGATCTGCTGGTGACCATAGGCGAGGAAAACAGCCTGTCCAAGATCGAGCCGTAG
- a CDS encoding TetR/AcrR family transcriptional regulator has translation MPHSEIVQKTRRERAPRLDNKTRREQIAQAALDLVSTRGYRALTVKRLAAKVGLTPSGLYRHFPDKAAILDAILELVADALHGNVQRALSAEGDSLDKLAALLRMQVHVIGVRGFGAPRFFFSDDLSMRHPEKQIRLREIMEEFTDAVARIMAQGQEQGLIRTDISASKLGIMFLGLFQPGALMNYLHRGEFDMQGQADASWRLFAAGLIAQGVDAPALYPEA, from the coding sequence ATGCCGCATTCTGAAATCGTACAAAAAACCCGGCGGGAACGCGCGCCACGGCTGGATAACAAGACCCGCCGCGAGCAGATTGCACAGGCTGCGCTGGATCTGGTTTCCACGCGCGGTTATCGCGCGCTGACCGTCAAACGCCTTGCCGCCAAGGTGGGCCTCACGCCATCCGGCCTGTACCGGCACTTCCCGGACAAGGCCGCCATCCTGGACGCCATTCTGGAGCTCGTGGCCGACGCCCTGCATGGCAATGTCCAACGCGCCCTGAGCGCGGAGGGCGACTCCCTGGACAAGCTCGCCGCGTTGCTGCGCATGCAGGTGCACGTCATCGGGGTCCGGGGGTTCGGCGCGCCGCGTTTCTTCTTCTCCGACGATCTTTCCATGCGCCACCCGGAAAAGCAGATCCGGCTGCGCGAGATCATGGAGGAGTTCACCGACGCCGTGGCTCGCATCATGGCCCAGGGACAGGAGCAGGGCCTCATCCGCACGGACATCTCCGCATCCAAGCTGGGCATCATGTTCCTCGGGCTGTTCCAACCCGGCGCGCTGATGAACTACCTGCACCGCGGCGAGTTCGACATGCAGGGCCAGGCCGACGCCTCCTGGAGACTTTTCGCAGCAGGCCTCATCGCCCAGGGTGTGGACGCTCCGGCGCTCTACCCGGAAGCGTAG
- a CDS encoding PqqD family protein, giving the protein MKWFRKKKRPGPPVISRAEALQARPVHSDRVSEERTDEGYARLVYEIHYKPWFAKAAQRMGKWDDRPMIKRLELDEMGTRAWELMDGERTVQDIVDIFAETYRLEPRESEISVTAFIKDLGQRGLIALLDRVCPPQDGRKSS; this is encoded by the coding sequence ATGAAGTGGTTTAGAAAGAAAAAACGGCCCGGCCCACCCGTCATCAGCCGGGCCGAGGCGTTGCAGGCTCGGCCCGTGCACAGCGACCGCGTCTCCGAGGAACGCACCGACGAGGGCTACGCCCGGCTGGTCTACGAGATCCACTACAAGCCGTGGTTCGCCAAGGCGGCGCAACGCATGGGCAAGTGGGACGACAGGCCCATGATCAAACGGCTGGAGCTGGACGAGATGGGCACCCGCGCCTGGGAGCTCATGGACGGCGAGCGCACCGTGCAGGACATCGTGGACATCTTTGCCGAAACGTACCGGCTGGAGCCGCGGGAGTCCGAGATATCCGTGACGGCCTTCATCAAGGACCTGGGCCAGCGCGGCCTTATCGCCCTGCTGGACCGGGTGTGCCCCCCTCAAGACGGACGAAAGTCCTCATAA